The window AGACACCAGACGAGGTGAATAGAAAGTGGAGAGAAGGTAAGGGAAAGGTTAGGAAAGAAGCGAGGGAGACGAAAGGGATGGAAATTGATGATTAATGATGGCATGGAGATCCTCATGCATATATAATTATAGATTAGACGTACATCCTCACATATAAATTGAGATGTGCTACAAAAACTTGAGTTGTCAACAAAAAAGAAACCGAAAATGCCAGCGGGCGACGAGTCCGTTTGGCCGACGGGTACGTAACATTTCCAGCTTCCACTACGTCATTCATCTGATTCCACCCCTCTATTCTCTTATCTATTTTCTATTTCATCGTCCTATCTTTATTTTGTTTCCTCGACCGTTGCTATATATACATCATCCAAAACAACCATGGCCCCAAAACTCCGCGTTCTCgtttcttcctcctcagCCTACCCGCCCACCGCCCCTATTACCGTCAATTCCTCCACGCCGACGCCCATCTCCACCCCAGGTTTTGAAGGGAACGTCTGGGTCTTTGTCAAGGATTATGCAGGGGATCATAAAGAAGGGAATGGGAAAGAGTACTTTGAGGAGGACGGGAGAGGGGGGATGACTTATGGAATTGTTGTCAAAGGTGCGTTGTGTCTGTTTGTGACAGATTGGAAGTGGAGGAAAGGGCGAGCCAGAGAAGCGGGCTGTCGTTGACGATAGGGTATATAGGCAAGTTTTTAGAAGACCTCACTGCGGATGAAGTGGTGTTTGGTAACACATTCGAGAGATCAATAAAAGATAGTTTACCATGGGGTACAAGTGTTGCTACAAAGTTTATGTAGTGAGTCCACACTCCCTTTACCTTTAGTTCGTGACGAACGAGAGTAACTGATTGATGAGCCTCGTGGGGTTGAACTAGCTTCATTGACCCTACTCTCGAACTCGACATCTATGCCGATAAACCATGGGCCCTCTCCCCAGCTTTAGCGACTATGAACTACCTCTCGTTGGAGGACAGTTCCAAAGTTGAGAAAGATTTGGTGGTCAAAGAAAACTCATTGGAGTTTATAAAGTCCAAATCCAATGATAATGGAACGGCTGTGCCAAACCCCAAGGAAGGGAATGAAAAAACCGAGATCAATGCTCGACGGAAATGGTTAGCGAACAAGGAGAATAGGGAGAAAATCAAGCTTGGGAAACATGTGGCGGTAGGTATGGAGTTCGCCAACGGTCTTTTAGGTAAGCTGCAAATTTTTATTTCCCCTTCTTTATcatctcatctctctccCCTCTTCACCGCATCTAAGAGCACGGAGGAGAGTGATGGAGGGGATAACTGGATCTCAGATCTCACTAGAAGAATGCTAAAACCCAATCATCTCATATTAAATAGACTTCAACACCCTCTCCGCCACCCTTCCACCCCCATTCAACGTCCAATTCCCCCTTATTAAATACTGGGACGGTCAGCCAGTCACTTACGTCTGCCAGCGGAAAGCGCCCAAGGGTCAGAGTCCTGTAGGACAAGATGTTTTTTGGAGTGTAGCATTTGAGattgttgatgatgaccTTAAGAAAGagttggagaagaggggTGGGAAAGGGGCAGCGGGCGAAGAAGGGGCAAAGACTGAGGAGCAAGAGggagaaaggaaggaaaccgcaaagggaaagggaaatGGGGATGATAAAGATGAGAAAGTTTCAGATGACGTTGATTAGACGTTTCTAGATATACAGCTTCTGAGATTGACAACTGTATGAAAATGTATCAATATGTCTCAGACTCGAGGTTATAGCTGCATTTCCACTTTCTCACCGACCAAACATCTACCATACATCCCCATTTCCCTTTATTCACTCTTTTTACTCCGCCTTCTTCGCATCCCTAGCAGCCTTCTTCAAAGCCCTCTTCCTAATGTCATTGTGCATCCCGAGGATAACCTTGATGCCCGCCATCTCACTCACATATCCCGCAAACCCAACGGCATAGTCCAGGATAGCGTGAGACCAGAAGGGTGTGCGCTCGTGAGGACGACCTTGGGCACCGCGCGGAAGACCGATAGAGTTGAGGGTTGAGCGGACAAATGGCGCTGGGGTGGGGACAAAGGGTGAAGGTTTTCGGATTTTGGACATGTTGGATACCTTGTGGTTTGGGCTTTCAGCTCGGAATGGGTATTTGGTTTGAGGGGAGGGGGCTTACAACGAAAGCAGCTTGGACAAGCTCAACGATCACACCCTGAGGCTTGACTTCCTCGGCCAACGCTTTTGTCCAAGTAGCCAAAGCGGCCTTCGTACCAGAGTAGCTCGcaaggagaggagaggggATACGTCCGGAGAGCGAACCAATAGTAATGACGAGGGATTTAGGTGCGCCCTTTTGCTTGGAGCGGGCGACCATGGATGGAAGGATGGAGCGGGTGACGAGATAGGTCCAGGAGACATTCTATAGACGTTTTGGGGGAGGAGGTGTCATTTGAAACGTCCCTAAGCGGGAAGCAGGGTGGCAGgatggaggagatggaggaaagGAGGACGTACGGTTTCGATGATACGGCTCATCTCGGAACGCTCAGTCTCGTGGAAAGCGACAGGCATCTGGTGTGATGCACCAACATTGTTGACTGATATCGACAGATGTGAGTCTCAAAAGATCTATTTGCGGAGGGGCAAGACGGAAAGGACTCACTGAGGACACCCACGTCAAGGTTTTGGGCCAAAAGCTCAAGCTCAGCGAGCGCATCGTCTCGAGCACTACCAGGGGTAGAAACGTCCACAGTAACAGATTTGGTCTGGACACAGTATTTGCTCTCTGATCATTCACAGATGTATAATCAGCCAACAACCGCCCATTGGACATCTATTTATTTCAGTTGAGGCAAAAGGGAAAGCCTGACGTACCGATTTCCTTGGAAAGATCAGTAAGAGCAGATTGCCTGCGACCAACAAGAATGACGTTGAACTTTTTGGCGGCAAGCTGTCGAGCGAATTCGAGGCCGATACCTGAAGTACACCCGGTAACCACGGCCCATGTCTCTCCCTTTCGAGACTGGAACGATTTGATCTAAATTATGAGGGAAGGTATCACGTATTAGTCTTTATAAAGCATATCGGTGTTTTGTGCATTGACAACGAGATGCACTCACGTCCTTCCCGGGCAAGACAGTAAGCTCAAGGAAAAGCctgaagatggagagagTGTATCGGAGGAGGAAAGCGGCTCCGACAGTGGAGAGAATAAGTGCCGGGATGGACACGTCGAGGATTATTTCGTGCCCAAAGAGATGGACAGAAGGGTGTCCTGCAAGGTGCCGACCGACGTGTACTGTGTCTGCAACCATTATGGATAGAGTGACGAGTATGAGGAGAGTGAGAATACATGTAGCAGCAGCTCATTCCTTATGCTCATGATGCTGGGTGATGCGTTTCGCGTCAAGTGCGTGGAGATGTTACACCTCTCCGTCTTTATTATTTATATAGAGGAAAGCTTCCGCCCGCATTCCGCCGGCGATAGACATTCAGTTGGACGAAAGAGTCGAAGAGTCTGTGTAGATTGGTTTCCACCACGCAATCGATATAGCCATGGGTTGCAGCTCATAATGGCAACGTTAGCCGAGCATCGCGCCTTCCTTAACTCCATACTCGACCGTCAAGCAGAGAGGCGGAGGCTCATTGATCCCGACACGGTATTCCCAACTCAACCTGTCATATGCGGTCGTATACCAAGAGCTATCTCACATACAGCTTCATATAATGATGAAGGCGAAGGCGAGGGAAGAGCCAGGAAGTATAATGTTGTCAACTATGtcaaggaggaagagacTATCCGAAATGACTATTGTGAATGGTATGGCGCTACCGGCGAATGTGGGAGCAGCTTCATAATGGGTGCAGAAGGTGAAGATATATGCTCCGAGTAAGTATACGGTCGACTACTACTGAAAATGTCCGCTAATGTTTTGAAAGATACCCGGCCCTCAAGAAGCTCATGAATCTCAAAGCTCAGCTCGTCTCAAGCAACTCTCACCCTCCGCTCTACGTTCCACTTTCGCACGAACCTCATCGCGACTCTCTTCTCTCGACATTCTCAAACTTGCGATTCGATGTATTTCGGATAAACCCTTCATTGAACTGGGCGGGTATTGCTGATCTTCCAATAAAGCAAATCTCGTCTGATCCTGCTGTTGTGTTCCTCTGGGTTGGCCGAGGTGACCAAGAGGGCTTGGAAAGAGGCAGGGAGTGTTTTGCGAGATGGGGTTTCAGAAGGGCGGAGGATATCGTATGGGTCAAGACGAACAAAAATAAGAATAGTGACGAAAGTGCAGCAGCTAGTGGTGCTTTATTTGCCAACCAGAAAGAGCACTGTTTGATGGGAATCAAGGGAACTATCAAGAGAAGCGTAGACGTGAGGTTTGCACATTGCAACGTGGATACGGATATCATTGTCTGGGAAGATTCTGGAGGTGCGATTCATTGCCTGCTACTATGCCGATAATCACGCTGATCAATCAAGTAGATCCTGAAGGGCCAAGATACCCCCCGTACCTCTATACCCTCATTGAAAACTTCTGCCTCGGTACTCGCCGTCTCGAGATCTTTGGTCGCCCCAATCTGGCTCGCCCAGGATGGGTGACCGCAGGCCTTGAGcccttttcctcttcgGTCTCGACTCCCCGTCAAAACAGCGTTCAACTGTTCGATTCCCAAACTTATACTTCTTTCATACCAGAATCAGATGGCAAACCCATTTTACCATTCAGCCCTGAAATAGATCAATTGCGCCCCAAATCCCCTGTGCGCAAACCTCAACGTTACAATAACCCGTCTGGCGGTAATCCCAACAACCTATCAGGTGGTGGAATAGGTAACACTGGATCTAGAAATCAAGGCGGATCAGCTGTCAACGGGCGACCGTCCCCTGCGCCCAGATTCGCGCAGAATGGTGGAAGTAGCGGGTCAGGTACTCCTATGGGCAATAGGCCCAACCTAGTAATGCCCAATCAACCTTCTCCAATAGACTTTTCGCAAACTCAAGGCCGAATGAGCCCGGTGAATCCCATGATGATGCAAGGCGGCCCGAGTATGGAACAGATAATGGCCGCCAACATGGGCATGGGCATGGGCGGTATGGGAGGTACGGGAATGGGTATGAATGGGCCTATGAATATGATGATGGGGATGCCGGTAGGAAATCAGTATGGTTACGGGATGGGTATCAATGGTGGACAACCCGGATTTGGCCCGCCCTTCGGAGCAGGAATGGGGATGCCGATGGGAATGGGAATGGGAGTAGGAATGGGTATGGGTATGCCAATGGGCATGGATATGGGGATGGGACACATGGGAAATATGGGCTTTGACGTTATGATGCCTGGTCAAGGACATGTGTTTGGgcatcagcagcagcagcagttGCCACAAATTTTTGGGAATCCTCAGATGGGCCCGAGGTTTGGAGGATGGCATGGTCAGGGTGGTCAAGGACAATGGTAATAAAAGTCATCACTCAACTGCATGTGTAAATGTACTTGCACTAGGACATTATTTACAACTGTAGTCAAGTTTTTGTATGTATTACGATATGCACATTTACACAATCCATTGTCCATTATGTATCTCATAGTGACACCGGCACACACTGTTTGGTCCTACATTCCAACTCAGACCCCTCCCAGTACCAAAGCACCGATAGCGCCCAACACGCTTTGCCCCACACCGCCGCCGATGACTTTGA of the Cryptococcus gattii WM276 chromosome H, complete sequence genome contains:
- a CDS encoding uncharacterized protein (Similar to TIGR gene model, INSD accession AAW45451.1); protein product: MAPKLRVLVSSSSAYPPTAPITVNSSTPTPISTPGFEGNVWVFVKDYAGDHKEGNGKEYFEEDGRGGMTYGIVVKGKFLEDLTADEVVFGNTFERSIKDSLPWGTSVATKFIFIDPTLELDIYADKPWALSPALATMNYLSLEDSSKVEKDLVVKENSLEFIKSKSNDNGTAVPNPKEGNEKTEINARRKWLANKENREKIKLGKHVAVGMEFANGLLDFNTLSATLPPPFNVQFPLIKYWDGQPVTYVCQRKAPKGQSPVGQDVFWSVAFEIVDDDLKKELEKRGGKGAAGEEGAKTEEQEGERKETAKGKGNGDDKDEKVSDDVD
- a CDS encoding ketoreductase, putative (Similar to TIGR gene model, INSD accession AAW45449.1), encoding MVADTVHVGRHLAGHPSVHLFGHEIILDVSIPALILSTVGAAFLLRYTLSIFRLFLELTVLPGKDIKSFQSRKGETWAVVTGCTSGIGLEFARQLAAKKFNVILVGRRQSALTDLSKEIESKYCVQTKSVTVDVSTPGSARDDALAELELLAQNLDVGVLINNVGASHQMPVAFHETERSEMSRIIETNVSWTYLVTRSILPSMVARSKQKGAPKSLVITIGSLSGRIPSPLLASYSGTKAALATWTKALAEEVKPQGVIVELVQAAFVVSNMSKIRKPSPFVPTPAPFVRSTLNSIGLPRGAQGRPHERTPFWSHAILDYAVGFAGYVSEMAGIKVILGMHNDIRKRALKKAARDAKKAE
- a CDS encoding transcription regulator, putative (Similar to TIGR gene model, INSD accession AAW45497.1) translates to MATLAEHRAFLNSILDRQAERRRLIDPDTVFPTQPVICGRIPRAISHTASYNDEGEGEGRARKYNVVNYVKEEETIRNDYCEWYGATGECGSSFIMGAEGEDICSEYPALKKLMNLKAQLVSSNSHPPLYVPLSHEPHRDSLLSTFSNLRFDVFRINPSLNWAGIADLPIKQISSDPAVVFLWVGRGDQEGLERGRECFARWGFRRAEDIVWVKTNKNKNSDESAAASGALFANQKEHCLMGIKGTIKRSVDVRFAHCNVDTDIIVWEDSGDPEGPRYPPYLYTLIENFCLGTRRLEIFGRPNLARPGWVTAGLEPFSSSVSTPRQNSVQLFDSQTYTSFIPESDGKPILPFSPEIDQLRPKSPVRKPQRYNNPSGGNPNNLSGGGIGNTGSRNQGGSAVNGRPSPAPRFAQNGGSSGSGTPMGNRPNLVMPNQPSPIDFSQTQGRMSPVNPMMMQGGPSMEQIMAANMGMGMGGMGGTGMGMNGPMNMMMGMPVGNQYGYGMGINGGQPGFGPPFGAGMGMPMGMGMGVGMGMGMPMGMDMGMGHMGNMGFDVMMPGQGHVFGHQQQQQLPQIFGNPQMGPRFGGWHGQGGQGQW